The Actinopolyspora erythraea genome has a segment encoding these proteins:
- a CDS encoding ABC transporter ATP-binding protein has protein sequence MNEAIRIEGLIKTFGQSRALDGLDMMVGTGEVHGFLGPNGAGKTTTLRVLLGLMNADAGTARLLGENPWEKAVELHRRLAYVPGDINMWPDLTGGEVIDLLCRLRGTIDQQRKETLIERFQLDPSKKTRAYSKGNRQKVALVAALASDVELFILDEPTSGLDPLMEAAFRECIAEEKAKGRTILLSSHLLSEVETLCDRVSIIRAGRIVEAGSLEELRHLTRISVAAKVDAPSTGLASQPGVHEFTIDGDRIRCQVDSEHIGGAVAYLGTLGLRDITTQPPTLEELFIRHYQTDDLGSGDSATVIQ, from the coding sequence ATGAATGAGGCGATTCGCATCGAGGGCCTGATCAAGACGTTCGGGCAGAGCCGGGCGCTCGACGGGCTCGACATGATGGTGGGAACCGGCGAGGTGCACGGCTTCCTGGGACCGAACGGCGCCGGGAAGACGACGACCCTGCGGGTCCTGCTGGGTCTGATGAATGCGGACGCCGGGACCGCCCGGCTGCTGGGCGAGAATCCGTGGGAGAAGGCGGTCGAGTTGCACCGTCGGCTGGCCTACGTGCCCGGCGACATCAACATGTGGCCCGACCTTACCGGCGGAGAGGTCATCGACCTGCTATGCCGGCTGCGCGGCACCATCGACCAGCAGCGCAAAGAGACGCTCATCGAGCGCTTCCAACTGGATCCGAGCAAGAAAACCCGCGCCTACTCCAAGGGCAACCGGCAGAAGGTGGCGCTCGTGGCGGCACTCGCCTCCGACGTAGAACTGTTCATCCTTGACGAGCCGACCTCCGGGCTCGACCCGCTGATGGAGGCCGCCTTCCGGGAGTGCATCGCCGAGGAGAAGGCCAAGGGCCGCACCATCCTGCTCTCCAGCCACCTCCTCTCCGAGGTCGAGACCCTCTGCGACCGAGTGAGCATCATCCGGGCCGGCCGGATCGTGGAGGCCGGATCCTTGGAAGAGTTGCGACACCTCACGCGGATCTCGGTCGCAGCCAAAGTGGACGCTCCCTCCACCGGACTGGCCTCGCAGCCGGGAGTGCACGAGTTCACCATCGACGGCGACCGGATTCGCTGCCAGGTCGACTCCGAACACATCGGCGGGGCCGTCGCGTATCTCGGCACACTCGGGCTGCGCGACATCACCACACAACCCCCGACCTTGGAGGAGCTGTTCATTCGGCACTACCAGACCGACGACCTCGGCTCCGGCGACTCCGCGACGGTGATCCAATGA
- a CDS encoding ABC transporter permease, translating to MRAPTTTLARNAPAKAASGPLSGMPPLIRLILRRDRVWLPVWLMLTFGMVISRANSRRSTYPDAQSVRDRYNDVMHDVPMFKLFQGPAYEMDRDSLVVQETIAGATLIAALGAVIFVVRHTRREEQSGRKELVGSTAVGRHAQLGAALIVVLGSGALLGLLSTVGMSSVGMPVVGSFAFGLVVMGAVWVAASMAAVAAQLTENARAASVGAFALFFGMHFVRGAADMGGGFTKWLGWLVPNGWLVRSRPFSDERWWTFLLVALLVGVLLWAAGRLAARRDLGAGVMPDQPGPDRAAPGLRSTAALTWRLHRGMATTWLLAAIAISLPTGFAGAGAMEQYADSEQMREWANAMGANNNGEVFFTYIAFTMCFPITMYALMTLLRLSGEETEGHAEILLSTPVSRIRWAVGHLLVALVVPTALLIVAGLGFGIGSDNVGDMLTTTTSLIPAVWVMVGIAMAAYGLIGRRGVVVGWAALVAALTVEFGQHVGWPEWVFKTFSPFAHVLPFLGPPSALTLGTLTLIAVALIAVGLAGLRRRDLPT from the coding sequence ATGAGGGCCCCGACCACCACACTGGCCAGGAACGCACCGGCGAAGGCGGCGTCGGGCCCGCTGAGCGGCATGCCGCCGCTGATTCGCCTCATCCTGCGCCGCGACCGGGTCTGGCTGCCCGTGTGGCTGATGTTGACCTTCGGGATGGTGATCAGCCGGGCGAACTCCAGAAGGTCCACCTACCCCGACGCCCAGTCCGTCCGGGACCGCTACAACGACGTCATGCACGACGTCCCCATGTTCAAGCTCTTCCAGGGACCGGCCTACGAGATGGACCGCGACTCCCTGGTCGTCCAGGAGACCATCGCCGGTGCCACCCTGATCGCCGCGCTCGGTGCGGTGATCTTCGTCGTGCGGCACACCCGGCGTGAGGAGCAATCCGGCAGGAAGGAACTGGTGGGATCCACGGCAGTGGGCCGGCATGCCCAGCTCGGTGCGGCACTGATTGTCGTGCTCGGTTCCGGGGCGCTTCTGGGGCTGCTCTCCACCGTCGGGATGTCCAGCGTCGGCATGCCGGTCGTCGGGTCGTTCGCCTTCGGGTTGGTCGTGATGGGCGCGGTCTGGGTGGCAGCGAGCATGGCGGCCGTCGCCGCCCAGCTGACGGAGAACGCGCGAGCCGCCAGCGTCGGCGCCTTCGCGCTTTTCTTCGGCATGCACTTCGTGCGGGGCGCGGCCGATATGGGTGGCGGCTTCACGAAGTGGCTGGGCTGGCTGGTCCCCAATGGCTGGCTGGTGCGCTCCCGCCCCTTCTCCGACGAGCGATGGTGGACATTCCTACTCGTGGCGCTGCTCGTCGGCGTCCTGCTGTGGGCCGCCGGGCGCCTCGCCGCCCGCCGGGACCTCGGTGCGGGAGTGATGCCGGACCAGCCCGGTCCGGACCGGGCCGCCCCTGGACTGCGCAGCACGGCCGCACTGACCTGGCGGCTCCACCGCGGCATGGCGACGACATGGTTGCTGGCCGCCATCGCCATCAGCCTGCCCACCGGGTTCGCCGGCGCTGGCGCCATGGAACAGTACGCCGACAGTGAGCAGATGCGCGAGTGGGCGAACGCGATGGGAGCGAACAACAACGGCGAGGTGTTCTTCACCTACATCGCTTTCACCATGTGCTTCCCCATCACCATGTACGCCCTCATGACACTGCTGCGTCTGAGCGGTGAGGAGACCGAAGGGCACGCCGAGATCCTGCTAAGCACCCCCGTCAGCCGTATCCGCTGGGCCGTCGGTCACCTGCTGGTCGCCCTGGTCGTGCCGACGGCCCTACTGATCGTCGCCGGCCTGGGCTTCGGCATAGGCAGCGACAACGTCGGCGACATGCTGACGACCACCACCAGCCTGATCCCGGCCGTGTGGGTAATGGTGGGGATCGCCATGGCGGCCTACGGCCTGATCGGCCGGCGTGGCGTGGTCGTGGGCTGGGCTGCCCTGGTGGCCGCCCTGACCGTCGAGTTCGGCCAGCACGTGGGCTGGCCGGAGTGGGTGTTCAAGACGTTCTCCCCTTTCGCCCACGTGCTGCCATTCCTCGGGCCGCCCAGCGCGCTGACTCTGGGCACGCTCACTCTCATCGCGGTGGCACTCATTGCGGTCGGCCTTGCCGGACTCCGCCGCCGCGATCTGCCCACCTGA
- a CDS encoding GNAT family N-acetyltransferase, with translation MRTLGRAFADYPWTRHTIAADEHQRRLEAFQELFVSRIGLEHGRVWVTEDCEAVSVWTTPDSTEVGAVFTELAPRFAELAGDRVPFAEEAERAMSPHRPQEPVWFLGTVGVDPGHQGKGLGSAVIRPGLEEADRVGATAFLETSLEHNVRFYQRLGFVITADVRLPGGGPRTWCMTRPPH, from the coding sequence GTGCGCACGCTCGGTCGTGCCTTCGCCGACTACCCGTGGACGCGGCACACCATCGCCGCCGACGAGCACCAGCGTCGTCTGGAGGCGTTCCAGGAGTTGTTCGTGTCCCGCATCGGTCTGGAGCACGGCCGGGTGTGGGTCACCGAGGACTGCGAGGCGGTCTCGGTGTGGACCACTCCCGACAGCACCGAGGTCGGTGCCGTGTTCACCGAGCTGGCTCCGAGGTTCGCCGAGCTGGCTGGTGACCGTGTACCGTTCGCCGAGGAAGCCGAGCGGGCGATGTCGCCGCACCGGCCCCAGGAGCCGGTGTGGTTTCTCGGCACGGTCGGAGTCGACCCCGGTCATCAGGGGAAAGGTCTGGGCAGCGCGGTGATCCGGCCCGGTCTGGAAGAAGCCGACCGCGTCGGCGCGACTGCCTTCCTGGAGACCTCCCTTGAACACAACGTGCGGTTCTATCAGCGTCTGGGCTTCGTGATCACCGCCGACGTTCGACTGCCCGGCGGGGGACCGCGCACGTGGTGCATGACCCGGCCTCCCCACTAG
- a CDS encoding YncE family protein, with amino-acid sequence MAPNLDRASHRGNTLSHAPEPPYGTLERNRSTVLTQGRSPLRRLITVFLAAAALLTACSDDSGSRPLQVTDQLTSATPAPAPEPRTEPAGTVVPAPATRDVTLLPEHHTLALAAADQPRIELFDTQDPRGTPRIVQLPAPANSLHPTPDGDTLLAALPQADTVVRIDLRNARISQRIDVPGDPADALEVGSRLFVSRPGEDDVAILRDGRIQQRVNGFPGADDLVRRGSTVVVLDRLTTSLTPVEISSGDKQPALRAGEGATNAVADEFGRVLAIDTRGEEIMAFAAEPLIMKQRYPVTGSPYGLAFAPRRDLAWVTLTARNQLVGYDVAGGEPREVHRLPTVRQPESTAVNPATGTVYIASATGDGLQVVRN; translated from the coding sequence ATGGCGCCGAACCTCGACCGCGCATCGCACCGGGGCAACACCCTGTCACACGCCCCCGAACCCCCGTACGGGACCCTGGAACGGAACCGTTCCACCGTGCTCACCCAGGGGAGGTCGCCGTTGCGCCGCCTGATCACCGTGTTCCTGGCCGCGGCCGCCCTGCTGACCGCGTGCTCCGACGACAGCGGATCCCGCCCACTGCAGGTCACCGACCAACTCACCTCGGCCACGCCGGCCCCCGCCCCCGAACCGCGAACCGAACCGGCGGGCACGGTCGTACCGGCCCCGGCCACCCGCGACGTCACCCTCCTGCCCGAACACCACACCCTCGCCCTGGCCGCCGCCGACCAACCCCGGATCGAGCTGTTCGACACCCAAGATCCCCGCGGAACTCCCCGCATCGTCCAACTCCCCGCGCCAGCGAACTCACTGCACCCCACCCCCGACGGCGACACGCTGCTGGCGGCCCTGCCCCAAGCCGACACCGTCGTACGCATCGACCTCCGGAACGCGCGGATCAGCCAGCGCATCGACGTGCCCGGTGACCCAGCCGACGCCCTCGAGGTCGGCAGCCGGCTCTTCGTCAGCCGCCCCGGCGAGGACGACGTCGCCATCCTGCGCGACGGACGGATCCAACAACGCGTCAACGGCTTCCCCGGAGCCGACGACCTTGTACGGCGCGGCTCCACAGTCGTCGTGCTCGACCGACTCACCACGTCGCTGACCCCCGTCGAGATCAGCTCCGGCGACAAGCAGCCCGCGCTGCGCGCGGGTGAGGGCGCCACCAACGCGGTCGCCGACGAATTCGGACGCGTGCTGGCCATCGACACCCGCGGCGAGGAGATCATGGCCTTCGCCGCCGAACCGCTGATCATGAAGCAGCGCTACCCCGTCACCGGCTCCCCTTACGGACTCGCGTTCGCACCCAGGCGCGATCTAGCCTGGGTCACACTGACAGCACGCAACCAGCTCGTCGGCTACGACGTGGCCGGAGGGGAACCACGAGAAGTCCACCGTCTACCCACGGTCAGACAACCGGAGTCGACGGCGGTGAACCCCGCTACCGGGACGGTCTACATCGCCTCGGCAACCGGGGACGGCCTACAGGTGGTGCGAAATTGA
- a CDS encoding DUF5703 family protein: MTDIGPAGADPDWEYQPLRLPAGVSRLSAATRLSIHAEFAGWELSRVLLYSDGTRKVWLRRRRTTPGLPNPLP, from the coding sequence TTGACCGACATCGGCCCCGCGGGAGCGGATCCCGACTGGGAGTACCAGCCGCTGCGCCTACCAGCCGGGGTGTCCCGGCTCAGCGCGGCGACCCGACTGAGTATCCACGCGGAGTTCGCCGGCTGGGAGCTCTCCCGCGTACTGCTGTACTCCGACGGCACGCGCAAGGTGTGGCTGCGCCGCAGGCGCACCACCCCCGGCCTGCCGAACCCTCTCCCCTGA